Proteins from a single region of Streptomyces sp. Tu 3180:
- the mmuM gene encoding homocysteine S-methyltransferase, which translates to MSSAPALTDALAGGTVVLDGGMSNQLAAAGHDLGDELWSARLLAEDPGAVTEAHLAYFEAGADVAITASYQATFEGFARRGIGREEAARLLALSVESAREAARRARAARPLWVAASVGPYGAMLADGSEYRGRYGLGVAELERFHRPRVEVLAAAGPDVLALETVPDTDEAEALLRAVRGLGVPAWLSYSVAGGRTRAGQPLEEAFALAADADEVIAVGVNCCTPEDADRAVALAARVTGRPAVVYPNSGETWDAGARAWTGRPTFTAGRVAGWRESGARLIGGCCRVGPETISAIAGVLREP; encoded by the coding sequence ATGAGCAGCGCCCCCGCCCTCACCGACGCCCTCGCCGGCGGCACCGTCGTCCTGGACGGCGGCATGTCCAACCAGCTCGCGGCGGCCGGCCACGACCTGGGCGACGAGCTGTGGTCGGCGCGGCTGCTCGCCGAGGACCCCGGGGCGGTGACCGAGGCCCACCTCGCCTACTTCGAGGCGGGCGCGGACGTGGCGATCACCGCCAGCTACCAGGCCACGTTCGAGGGGTTCGCCCGGCGCGGGATCGGCCGGGAGGAAGCGGCCCGGCTGCTCGCCCTCAGCGTGGAGTCGGCCCGGGAAGCGGCCCGGCGGGCGCGGGCGGCCCGCCCGCTGTGGGTGGCGGCCTCCGTCGGCCCGTACGGCGCGATGCTCGCGGACGGCTCCGAGTACCGGGGCCGGTACGGGCTGGGCGTCGCCGAGCTGGAGCGCTTCCACCGGCCCCGCGTGGAGGTCCTGGCCGCCGCCGGTCCCGACGTGCTCGCCCTGGAGACGGTCCCCGACACCGACGAGGCCGAGGCCCTGCTGCGCGCGGTGCGCGGGCTCGGCGTGCCGGCCTGGCTGTCGTACTCGGTGGCCGGCGGCCGCACCCGCGCCGGGCAGCCGCTGGAGGAGGCCTTCGCGCTCGCCGCCGACGCGGACGAGGTGATCGCCGTCGGCGTGAACTGCTGCACCCCCGAGGACGCCGACCGCGCCGTCGCGCTCGCCGCCCGCGTCACCGGCAGGCCGGCCGTGGTCTACCCCAACAGCGGTGAGACCTGGGACGCCGGGGCGCGGGCCTGGACCGGCCGGCCGACCTTCACCGCCGGGCGGGTCGCGGGGTGGCGGGAGTCCGGGGCACGGCTGATCGGGGGGTGCTGCCGGGTGGGACCGGAGACGATCTCGGCGATCGCCGGGGTGCTGCGGGAGCCGTAG
- a CDS encoding carboxylesterase family protein codes for MTADRENPVARTPHGAVRGRWEQGAAVFRGIPYAAPPFGPRRFRPPVPPEPWDGVRDAGAFGPTAPKPPYSEAFAQYLSDPVVPGDDCLNLNVWTPDPAPGARLPVFVWLHGGALTRGASSVPVYDGRTFARDGVVFVSVNYRLGVEGYGLFPDAPANPGLRDQLAALRWVHESIAAFGGDPGRVTLGGQSAGAISTGALIAAPQARGLVRRAVLQSGPPEVTDRDKVRRMVRRMANRLKVPATAEAFAGVDREQLLRVQADVGRLGSPVLGGPAFGIVVDGDLVPRDPLEALTDGAAPGVGLLTGWTRDEYRLWLVPGGLLERVDRLGAVALAGAMARCRCGSEVPRGYRALRPDAGTSEIVGQMVTDRLLRIPLHRLADGRTEPSYVYEFAWPSNRPRMGACHALELGFVFDSGDEPDARRLAGEGAPQELADAMHGAWVRFVSGGSPGWERWDPGHPVRVFGDGEPHVVHGPRDRELALWSTADTAPEGSAAAPAASPELRSVVRRLRRSGALRRG; via the coding sequence ATGACGGCAGACCGGGAGAACCCCGTGGCCAGGACGCCGCACGGAGCCGTGCGCGGCCGGTGGGAGCAGGGCGCCGCCGTGTTCCGCGGCATCCCCTACGCGGCACCCCCCTTCGGGCCCCGCCGGTTCCGGCCGCCCGTCCCGCCGGAGCCCTGGGACGGCGTGCGCGACGCCGGCGCCTTCGGGCCGACCGCCCCGAAGCCGCCGTACTCCGAGGCCTTCGCGCAGTACCTGTCCGACCCGGTGGTGCCCGGCGACGACTGCCTCAACCTGAACGTGTGGACGCCCGACCCCGCCCCCGGCGCCCGGCTGCCGGTGTTCGTCTGGCTGCACGGCGGCGCCCTGACCAGGGGGGCCTCCTCGGTCCCCGTGTACGACGGGCGGACCTTCGCCCGCGACGGCGTGGTGTTCGTGTCGGTCAACTACCGGCTGGGCGTCGAGGGCTACGGACTGTTCCCCGACGCCCCCGCCAACCCCGGCCTGCGCGACCAGCTCGCCGCCCTGCGCTGGGTCCACGAGTCGATCGCGGCCTTCGGCGGCGACCCCGGCCGCGTCACCCTCGGCGGCCAGTCCGCCGGCGCGATCAGCACCGGTGCGCTCATCGCCGCCCCGCAGGCCCGGGGACTGGTCCGGCGGGCCGTCCTGCAGAGCGGGCCGCCCGAGGTCACCGACCGTGACAAGGTGCGGCGGATGGTCCGCCGGATGGCGAACCGGCTGAAGGTCCCCGCCACCGCCGAGGCCTTCGCCGGCGTCGACCGCGAGCAGCTGCTCCGCGTCCAGGCCGACGTCGGCCGGCTCGGCAGCCCGGTGCTCGGCGGCCCCGCCTTCGGCATCGTCGTCGACGGTGACCTCGTCCCGCGCGATCCCCTGGAGGCGCTGACGGACGGTGCGGCCCCCGGCGTCGGGCTCCTGACCGGATGGACCCGCGACGAGTACCGGCTGTGGCTGGTCCCGGGCGGCCTGCTGGAGCGCGTGGACCGGCTCGGCGCGGTCGCCCTCGCCGGCGCGATGGCCCGCTGCCGCTGCGGCAGCGAGGTCCCGCGCGGCTACCGCGCCCTGCGCCCGGACGCCGGTACCTCCGAGATCGTCGGCCAGATGGTCACCGACCGCCTGCTGCGCATCCCGCTGCACCGCCTGGCCGACGGCCGCACCGAGCCCTCGTACGTCTACGAGTTCGCCTGGCCGTCCAACCGGCCCCGCATGGGCGCCTGCCACGCCCTGGAGCTGGGGTTCGTCTTCGACAGCGGCGACGAGCCCGACGCCCGCAGGCTCGCGGGCGAGGGCGCGCCGCAGGAGCTGGCCGACGCGATGCACGGAGCGTGGGTGCGGTTCGTCTCCGGCGGTTCGCCGGGGTGGGAGCGATGGGACCCGGGGCATCCCGTGCGGGTCTTCGGCGACGGCGAGCCGCACGTCGTTCACGGCCCGCGGGACCGCGAGCTCGCCCTGTGGTCCACGGCCGACACCGCCCCCGAGGGATCCGCGGCCGCTCCGGCCGCGTCCCCGGAACTCCGGTCGGTGGTGCGCCGGCTGCGCCGCAGCGGTGCGCTGCGCCGGGGCTGA
- a CDS encoding VOC family protein, translating into MSSVRQFQVTFDCADPERVARFWCEVLGYVAPSPKGFATWDDYHHSLPPGKRGAWFACSDPSGVGPRLFFQRVPEGKVAKNRVHLDVRVGTGLVGEERLATLKAECARLVALGAVCVQVLLADDENESCIVMQDVEGNEFCLD; encoded by the coding sequence ATGTCATCGGTCAGGCAGTTCCAGGTCACCTTCGACTGCGCGGACCCCGAGCGCGTCGCCCGTTTCTGGTGCGAGGTGCTGGGATACGTCGCACCGTCCCCGAAGGGGTTCGCCACCTGGGACGATTACCACCACTCGCTGCCGCCCGGGAAGCGGGGTGCGTGGTTCGCGTGCAGTGACCCCTCGGGGGTGGGTCCGCGGCTGTTCTTCCAGCGTGTTCCCGAGGGCAAGGTCGCCAAGAACCGGGTGCACCTCGACGTGCGGGTCGGCACCGGACTCGTGGGTGAGGAGCGCCTGGCCACGCTCAAGGCCGAATGCGCGCGACTGGTCGCGCTCGGCGCGGTGTGCGTACAGGTCCTGCTCGCCGACGACGAGAACGAGTCGTGCATCGTGATGCAGGACGTCGAGGGCAACGAGTTCTGTCTCGACTGA
- a CDS encoding LuxR C-terminal-related transcriptional regulator: MSGLEGDDPPSAEPVADPHGDPYLRTRFTVPARPVTFLRRERLTRHLDRALRTPLTMVNGAAGAGKTLLAADWAESRDGLPVAWLTTDAAGEGAGMFWAYLLQALRTAGVALPADIGFPADAHRVSPALPSRLAAGLSARERPVIVILDEFDRVTAPEIAEQLDFVLRHAGTGLRLVLVTRTEPLLPLHRYRAAGELTEIRGAELAFTPRETAGLMALHGLRLPAGAVRALVARTRGWAAGLRLCALAAGESRDPQAYLEEFEADRSTIADFLLAEVLKRQDPGTQDLLLRVSLLDRFCPGLANALTGRNDAGAILDRLSRDNAFVEHLEHGLYRLHPLFREILHAHLRMRQPDAEPELHRRAAAWLQRSGHLTEALGHGAAGGDWGFTAGALIDDLAVGQFFTGPRSDAVTGLFSGMRRETTGTAPELVRAARELARRDLGAGLAHLRRARQGLAEYGGTAGDAVGPAAARLSCALLEALAARLAGAPDRAESAARVAERMLELVPADLLERHPELTALLLDHVGSARLWAGRFDQARAALSTVADSAAQAATALPHEDSLGRLALIDHLDGWLGGAERRARAALTETERFGLSRPSGSGVERLVLAAVAVDRDELGQAQALLDASAESHPALRDPVLEAGRALTAARLHLARGDPRAALKAVEPEVPADAVSPWVQGQTALVAAAAHLAEGRVQTAAGLLRQVPEEQVACAVGAARLQLAAGRPAAAVSLLDRAHPEGRSGPAVTVRAALVRAEAADAAGDAATARGLVARALLEARRERLRRPFREAGPWIRPYLDTASRQGAATGWLAPDGGHPGGPPRHEQGPPPPLVEELSGRERDVLRRLALTMSTEEIAADLYVSVNTVKTHLKGVYRKLSVNRRNEAVRRARELDLL; encoded by the coding sequence ATGAGCGGGCTCGAAGGGGACGATCCGCCGTCGGCGGAACCGGTCGCCGACCCGCACGGGGACCCGTATCTGCGCACCCGGTTCACCGTCCCCGCGCGCCCGGTGACGTTCCTGCGGCGGGAGCGGCTGACCAGGCATCTCGACCGGGCCCTGCGGACGCCGCTGACCATGGTCAACGGCGCGGCGGGCGCGGGGAAGACCCTGCTGGCCGCGGACTGGGCGGAGAGCCGTGACGGGCTGCCCGTCGCCTGGCTCACCACCGACGCGGCCGGCGAAGGGGCCGGGATGTTCTGGGCGTACCTTTTGCAGGCGCTCCGCACCGCCGGCGTCGCCCTGCCCGCGGACATCGGCTTCCCGGCGGACGCGCACCGGGTGAGTCCGGCCCTGCCGTCCCGGCTCGCCGCCGGGCTGAGCGCCCGGGAACGGCCCGTGATCGTGATACTCGACGAGTTCGACCGGGTCACCGCCCCGGAGATCGCGGAGCAGCTGGACTTCGTGCTGCGTCACGCCGGGACGGGGCTGCGGCTGGTCCTCGTCACCCGCACCGAGCCGCTGCTGCCCCTGCACCGCTACCGGGCCGCCGGGGAGCTGACGGAGATCAGGGGCGCGGAGCTGGCCTTCACCCCGCGCGAGACGGCCGGGCTGATGGCGCTGCACGGGCTGCGGCTGCCCGCGGGCGCGGTGCGCGCGCTCGTGGCGCGCACCCGGGGATGGGCCGCCGGACTGCGTCTGTGCGCCCTGGCGGCGGGGGAGAGCCGGGATCCGCAGGCGTACCTGGAGGAGTTCGAGGCCGACCGCAGCACGATCGCCGACTTCCTGCTGGCGGAGGTGCTCAAGCGGCAGGACCCCGGGACCCAGGACCTGCTGCTGCGGGTCAGCCTGCTCGACCGTTTCTGTCCCGGGCTGGCGAACGCGCTCACGGGGCGGAACGACGCCGGAGCCATCCTGGACCGGCTGAGCCGCGACAACGCGTTCGTCGAACACCTCGAGCACGGCCTGTACCGCCTGCACCCCTTGTTCAGGGAGATCCTCCACGCGCACCTGCGGATGCGGCAGCCCGACGCGGAACCCGAGCTGCACCGGCGGGCCGCGGCGTGGCTGCAGCGGTCCGGACACCTCACGGAGGCGCTCGGGCACGGTGCCGCCGGCGGCGACTGGGGGTTCACCGCCGGCGCCCTGATCGACGACCTCGCCGTCGGCCAGTTCTTCACCGGCCCGCGCTCCGACGCGGTGACCGGGCTGTTCTCCGGGATGCGGCGGGAGACCACGGGGACGGCCCCGGAGCTGGTGCGGGCGGCCCGTGAGCTGGCCCGGCGCGACCTCGGCGCCGGCCTGGCCCACCTGCGCCGGGCGCGACAGGGGCTGGCGGAGTACGGCGGCACGGCGGGCGACGCGGTCGGCCCGGCGGCGGCCCGGCTGAGCTGCGCCCTGCTGGAGGCCCTGGCCGCCCGGCTGGCCGGTGCGCCGGACCGGGCGGAGAGCGCCGCCCGGGTCGCCGAGAGGATGCTGGAGCTGGTCCCCGCCGACCTGCTGGAGCGGCATCCCGAACTCACCGCGCTGCTGCTGGACCACGTGGGCTCGGCGCGGCTGTGGGCCGGGCGCTTCGACCAGGCGCGGGCCGCCCTGTCCACCGTGGCCGACTCCGCCGCGCAAGCGGCCACGGCGCTCCCGCACGAGGACTCCCTGGGCCGTCTGGCCCTGATCGACCATCTGGACGGCTGGCTCGGCGGGGCCGAGCGCAGGGCCCGGGCGGCCCTCACGGAGACGGAGCGGTTCGGGCTGTCCCGGCCGTCCGGCTCCGGGGTCGAGCGGCTCGTCCTCGCCGCGGTCGCCGTGGACCGCGACGAGCTGGGACAGGCCCAGGCCCTGCTCGACGCGTCGGCCGAGTCGCACCCCGCCCTGCGGGACCCGGTGCTGGAGGCGGGCCGCGCCCTCACCGCCGCGCGCCTGCACCTGGCGCGGGGCGACCCGCGGGCCGCGCTCAAGGCGGTGGAACCGGAGGTGCCGGCCGACGCGGTCTCCCCCTGGGTACAGGGGCAGACCGCACTCGTCGCGGCCGCCGCCCACCTCGCCGAGGGCAGGGTGCAGACCGCGGCCGGGCTGCTGCGGCAGGTGCCCGAGGAGCAGGTGGCGTGCGCGGTGGGGGCCGCGCGCCTGCAGCTCGCCGCCGGCCGGCCCGCGGCGGCCGTGAGCCTGCTCGACCGCGCGCACCCGGAGGGACGCTCGGGTCCGGCGGTGACCGTCCGGGCCGCGCTGGTGCGGGCCGAGGCGGCGGACGCGGCGGGGGACGCCGCGACCGCGCGCGGACTCGTGGCGCGGGCGTTGCTGGAGGCACGCCGTGAGCGGCTGCGCCGTCCCTTCCGCGAGGCCGGGCCGTGGATCCGGCCCTACCTGGACACGGCGTCGCGGCAGGGCGCGGCGACCGGCTGGCTCGCACCCGACGGCGGGCACCCCGGCGGCCCGCCCCGGCACGAGCAGGGGCCGCCGCCACCGCTCGTCGAGGAGCTGAGCGGGCGCGAGCGCGACGTGCTGCGCCGCCTGGCCCTGACGATGTCCACCGAGGAGATCGCGGCCGACCTGTACGTGTCGGTGAACACCGTCAAGACCCACCTCAAGGGCGTCTACCGGAAACTGTCGGTCAACCGGCGCAACGAGGCGGTGCGCCGGGCGCGCGAGCTGGACCTGCTGTGA